Proteins encoded within one genomic window of Eleutherodactylus coqui strain aEleCoq1 chromosome 1, aEleCoq1.hap1, whole genome shotgun sequence:
- the LHFPL5 gene encoding LHFPL tetraspan subfamily member 5 protein, producing the protein MVQLLPAQEAAKIYHTNYVRNARAIGVLWAVFTICFSIIMVEIFIQPYWIGDSLNTPQAGYFGLFSYCIGNALTSELICKGSALDFESIPSGAFKTAMFFIGVSMFLVVGSMLCFSLFFFCNSATVYKVCAWMQLASAAGIMIGCLIYPDGWDSPEVKRMCGDKTDKYTLGACTVRWAYILAIIAIMDALILSFLAFTLGNRQDSLLPEDFKIQNKEDESG; encoded by the exons ATGGTACAGCTGTTGCCTGCACAAGAAGCAGCCAAAATATATCACACCAACTATGTCCGCAATGCGCGTGCCATCGGTGTCTTGTGGGCAGTATTTACCATATGCTTCTCGATTATCATGGTGGAAATCTTTATCCAACCTTACTGGATTGGGGATAGTTTAAACACCCCACAAGCGGGTTACTTTGGTCTATTCAGCTACTGCATAGGAAATGCTTTGACATCAGAGCTAATCTGCAAAGGAAGTGCCTTGGACTTTGAGAGCATACCTTCAGGAGCCTTCAAGACGGCCATGTTTTTTATTGGAGTGTCCATGTTTCTGGTGGTGGGTTCCATGCTGTGCTTCagtcttttctttttctgcaattCGGCCACAGTATACAAGGTCTGTGCATGGATGCAGTTGGCTTCAG CGGCTGGCATAATGATTGGATGCCTAATTTATCCAGATGGGTGGGACTCTCCAGAAGTGAAGCGTATGTGTGGAGATAAGACTGATAAATATACATTAGGGGCCTGCACTGTGCGCTGGGCCTACATCCTAGCTATTATAGCCATAATGGATGCTCTCATTCTCTCTTTCCTCGCCTTTACACTTGGAAACAGACAGGATAGTTTGCTGCCTGAGGATTTCAAGATCCAGAACAAAG AAGATGAGAGTGGGTGA
- the FBXL3 gene encoding F-box/LRR-repeat protein 3, producing MKRGRMASDTSIGLSVGELGELSKKSKNTEDESRKPSKDHDWGNLLPDIILQIFQYLPLLDRAHASQVCRNWNHVFHMPDLWRCFEFELNQPATSYLKATHPDLIKQIIKRHSNHLQYVSFKVDSSKESAEAACDILSQLVNCSLKTLGLISTARPSFMDLPKSHFISALTVVFVNSKSLSSLKIDDTPVDDPSLKVLVANNSDTLKLLKMSSCPHVSPAGILCVADQCHGLRELALNYYLLSDELLLALSSEKHVRLEHLRIDVVSENPGQIHFHTIQKSSWDALIKHSPKVNLVMYFFLYEEEFDPFFRYETPVTHLYFGRSVSKEVLGRVGMTCPRLVELVVCANGLRPLDEELIRIAERCKSLTAIGLGECEVSCSAFVEFVKMCGGRLSQLSIMEEVLIPDQKYNLEQIHWEVSKHLGRVWFPDMMPTW from the exons ATGAAAAGAGGAAGGATGGCCAGCGACACCAGCATTGGCTTGTCAGTCGGAGAGTTGGGGGAATTGTCAAAAAAGTCAAAAAACACAGAGGATGAATCCAGAAAGCCATCTAAGGACCATGACTGGGGTAATCTACTTCCTGACATAATTCTGCAGATTTTTCAGTATTTGCCTCTTTTGGATCGTGCACATGCCTCACAAGTGTGCCGAAACTGGAATCACGTGTTTCACATGCCCGACCTCTGGAGATGCTTTGAATTTGAACTCAATCAGCCGGCTACTTCTTATTTAAAGGCCACTCATCCTGACCTGATCAAACAGATCATCAAGAGGCACTCGAATCACCTCCAGTATGTCAGCTTCAAG GTTGATAGTAGTAAGGAATCGGCAGAAGCTGCATGTGATATTCTTTCACAACTTGTAAACTGCTCTTTGAAAACACTTGGACTTATTTCAACTGCTCGGCCAAGCTTTATGGATCTACCAAAG TCCCACTTCATATCTGCACTTACCGTTGTGTTCGTCAACTCAAAGTCGCTCTCGTCACTTAAAATTGATGATACTCCGGTTGATGATCCATCGCTGAAAGTGCTGGTGGCCAACAATAGTGACACACTGAAGCTTCTGAAAATGAGCAGTTGTCCACACGTGTCTCCTGCAG gcatcttgtgtgtagcggATCAGTGTCACGGCCTGCGGGAACTGGCTTTGAATTACTATTTACTGAGCGACGAACTGCTCCTGGCATTGTCTTCGGAAAAGCACGTGCGATTGGAACACCTGCGCATTGATGTGGTCAGCGAGAACCCAGGACAGATACACTTTCACACCATTCAGAAGAGCAGTTGGGATGCTTTGATAAAGCATTCTCCTAAGGTGAACCTGGTCATGTACTTTTTCCTTTATGAAGAGGAGTTTGATCCCTTTTTCCGCTATGAAACCCCGGTTACACACCTGTACTTTGGGAGATCCGTCAGCAAGGAAGTACTTGGTCGTGTTGGTATGACATGCCCTCGGCTCGTGGAGTTGGTGGTTTGTGCTAACGGACTTCGGCCTCTTGATGAAGAACTGATTCGCATTGCAGAGCGATGCAAGAGCCTCACGGCTATTGGACTTGGAGAGTGtgaagtctcctgctctgcattTGTAGAGTTTGTGAAGATGTGTGGTGGTCGTCTGTCGCAGCTTTCCATCATGGAGGAAGTGTTAATCCCCGATCAGAAGTATAACTTGGAGCAGATTCATTGGGAGGTTTCCAAGCATCTCGGCAGAGTCTGGTTTCCGGACATGATGCCTACTTGGTAG